In Flammeovirgaceae bacterium 311, one DNA window encodes the following:
- a CDS encoding LysR family transcriptional regulator transcriptional regulator (COG0583 Transcriptional regulator) yields MIFDFRLRVFKSVADRLSFTKAAHELFITQPAVTKHINELEKQVGKPLFNRHGNSISLTGEGELLLSYAKKILLLYQELEDELNSLQKNLSGHLRIGASTTIAQYILPRILAGFKKRHPEVQLTLINGNTERIEQLLLNNSIDMGMIEGYSTLPQLHYEHFVEDEIVLVTSTGNPKIAQAEISLDILRELPLVIREDGSGTLDIIEHALEEHQLRRRDWNVEVQLGSTESIKQYLMHSGAFAFLSIHTVVDELNSNKLRVIEIKDRTISRSLQFISLHGQHARLVGLFKQHCIRRYNQK; encoded by the coding sequence ATGATATTTGATTTTAGATTAAGGGTATTCAAGTCGGTGGCCGATAGGCTTAGCTTCACCAAAGCAGCGCATGAGCTTTTTATCACACAGCCTGCCGTGACCAAGCACATCAATGAGCTGGAAAAACAGGTAGGAAAGCCGCTCTTCAACCGGCATGGCAACAGCATCAGCCTTACCGGCGAGGGAGAACTACTGCTCTCTTATGCAAAGAAAATCCTGCTGCTTTACCAGGAGCTGGAAGACGAGCTTAACAGCCTGCAGAAAAACCTCTCGGGCCACCTGCGCATAGGCGCCAGCACCACCATTGCTCAATACATTCTGCCCCGGATTCTGGCTGGGTTTAAGAAGCGCCATCCGGAGGTGCAGCTCACCCTAATCAACGGCAATACCGAGCGCATTGAACAGCTGCTGCTGAACAACAGCATCGACATGGGCATGATTGAAGGCTACAGCACCCTCCCGCAACTCCATTATGAGCATTTTGTGGAAGATGAAATTGTACTGGTGACCAGCACCGGCAACCCTAAAATAGCCCAGGCTGAAATTAGCCTCGATATCCTAAGGGAGCTACCGCTCGTAATCCGGGAGGATGGCTCCGGCACCCTCGACATTATTGAGCATGCCCTGGAAGAACACCAGCTCAGGCGCAGGGACTGGAATGTTGAAGTGCAGCTGGGCAGCACAGAAAGTATTAAGCAGTACCTCATGCACTCCGGTGCTTTTGCGTTTCTCTCCATCCATACCGTGGTAGATGAGCTTAACAGCAACAAACTACGGGTGATTGAGATAAAAGATCGCACCATCAGCCGCTCTCTGCAATTCATTTCCCTGCACGGCCAGCACGCCAGGCTCGTGGGCCTGTTTAAGCAGCACTGCATCAGGCGTTATAACCAAAAGTAA
- a CDS encoding AraC family transcriptional regulator (COG4977 Transcriptional regulator containing an amidase domain and an AraC-type DNA-binding HTH domain) has protein sequence MKHISILVPQGAILGSIEGPRQVFTEVNKFLNSIRQPALFKVQLVGLAEEVPVAGGKYTVYTDVLTEDLRKTDLIIIPALDGDLVKVLEFNEAYIPWIKQQYSLGAEVASLCVGAFMLASTGLVDGKQCATHWMAANAFRQMFPGVQLVEDKIITDEQGIYSSGGAFSYLNLILYLIEKYAGRNVAVFMSKAFQIDYQRNSQSPFMIFQGQKEHEDEAIKKVQEFIENNVQERITVDELASMVALSRRNLERRFKKATSNSVVEYMQRVKIEAAKLSLESSQENVNEVMYNVGYTDPKAFRTTFKKITGLSPVQYRNKYIRELPIAV, from the coding sequence ATGAAACACATATCTATTCTTGTTCCACAGGGGGCCATTTTAGGCAGCATAGAAGGCCCCCGCCAGGTGTTCACAGAGGTGAACAAGTTTCTGAACAGCATCCGGCAGCCTGCCCTGTTTAAGGTGCAGCTGGTAGGCCTTGCGGAAGAGGTTCCGGTAGCAGGCGGAAAATACACGGTGTACACCGATGTGCTGACTGAAGATCTCCGAAAAACTGATCTGATCATTATTCCGGCCCTGGATGGCGACCTGGTGAAGGTGCTGGAGTTCAACGAAGCTTATATTCCCTGGATTAAGCAACAGTACAGCCTGGGCGCAGAAGTAGCCAGTTTATGTGTAGGGGCCTTTATGCTGGCATCTACCGGCCTGGTAGATGGCAAGCAATGCGCCACCCACTGGATGGCCGCCAATGCCTTCAGGCAGATGTTTCCGGGTGTGCAGCTGGTAGAGGACAAGATCATTACCGACGAGCAGGGCATTTACTCCAGTGGAGGTGCTTTTTCCTACCTGAACCTCATTTTGTACCTCATCGAAAAATATGCCGGCCGCAATGTTGCTGTTTTCATGAGCAAGGCTTTCCAGATCGATTACCAGCGCAACAGCCAGTCGCCCTTTATGATCTTCCAGGGGCAGAAGGAGCATGAGGATGAAGCTATCAAAAAAGTGCAGGAGTTTATAGAGAACAATGTGCAGGAAAGAATAACGGTAGATGAGCTGGCTTCAATGGTGGCCTTAAGCCGCAGAAACCTGGAGCGCAGGTTTAAAAAGGCTACCTCTAACTCGGTGGTGGAATACATGCAGCGCGTTAAAATAGAAGCCGCAAAGCTTAGCCTGGAATCAAGCCAGGAAAATGTAAATGAGGTCATGTATAATGTGGGCTATACCGACCCCAAAGCCTTCCGCACCACCTTCAAAAAGATTACAGGCCTGTCGCCAGTTCAATACCGCAACAAATACATTCGGGAGCTGCCAATAGCGGTATAG
- a CDS encoding gcn5-related N-acetyltransferase (COG0454 Histone acetyltransferase HPA2 and related acetyltransferases) gives MNIRILPYQPQYQPYFEKLNKAWIEEFFTLEPIDLWVLENPEEAILSKGGAIFFAEYNGLIIGAAALKVNEPGVLELTKMAVDRQHQGLGAGKLLCETAIRKAAEMGAGKLVLYTHSSLYTAIAIYKKLGFREVPVEAGRYARADVKMEIRQPNPLPL, from the coding sequence ATGAATATCAGGATACTCCCCTACCAGCCCCAGTACCAGCCATACTTCGAAAAGCTCAACAAGGCCTGGATAGAAGAATTTTTTACCCTTGAGCCCATTGACCTCTGGGTTCTCGAAAATCCGGAAGAGGCCATTTTAAGTAAAGGAGGAGCCATTTTCTTTGCTGAATATAATGGCCTTATTATAGGAGCAGCAGCCCTGAAGGTGAACGAGCCGGGTGTACTGGAATTAACCAAAATGGCTGTTGACAGGCAGCACCAGGGCCTGGGCGCCGGCAAACTGCTGTGCGAGACGGCCATTAGAAAAGCGGCAGAAATGGGAGCCGGAAAGCTGGTGCTCTACACCCATTCCAGCCTGTATACGGCCATTGCCATTTACAAAAAGCTTGGTTTCCGGGAGGTGCCCGTAGAAGCAGGCAGGTATGCCCGTGCAGATGTAAAAATGGAGATCCGTCAACCAAATCCTTTGCCATTATGA
- a CDS encoding hypothetical protein (COG3607 Predicted lactoylglutathione lyase) → MATKIFINLPVKDLNRSKDFFTKLGFTFNPQFSDDKAACLIIGDNLFSMLLTEPFFKTFTKKEVSDASKTTEVLIAIDVESREKVDEMVRKAVAAGGTTYMDPQDHGWMYQHSFADPDGHQWELMFMDESAIPQEASTRESHEA, encoded by the coding sequence ATGGCAACTAAAATTTTTATCAACCTGCCGGTGAAAGACCTTAACAGATCAAAGGACTTCTTCACAAAACTAGGGTTTACGTTCAACCCGCAGTTTTCAGACGATAAAGCGGCATGCCTGATCATTGGCGACAACCTTTTCTCCATGCTCCTGACCGAGCCATTCTTTAAAACCTTTACCAAAAAAGAAGTCTCCGATGCCAGCAAAACCACAGAGGTACTCATTGCCATTGATGTGGAGAGCCGGGAAAAAGTAGATGAGATGGTGAGAAAAGCTGTAGCAGCAGGCGGTACTACTTATATGGACCCACAGGACCATGGCTGGATGTACCAGCACAGCTTTGCCGACCCAGATGGCCACCAGTGGGAGCTGATGTTTATGGATGAAAGCGCCATACCACAGGAAGCCTCAACCAGAGAAAGCCATGAAGCCTAG
- a CDS encoding major facilitator superfamily protein (COG0477 Permeases of the major facilitator superfamily) translates to MPVEEVSLQGTILSASIYSLGGMGDALLYPLLPVFGEDVGLSALWVGILLSINKYIRIFANSLLAYWTALTGYKRMLLAASVLATVTTLSYGVGMGLWLWLISRLLWGISFAALRITSLGYATEVKQQGFALGISRAIQEAGPLLALGFGPVLIRHAGISQTFMVLALFTAVGILLSLKLPASKLPAKQTLTPRPAKPGRLDIWVFISSFAVEGVLIVTLGLLLKPYLDSPEKVLGVTALYLSIRRLGTLLLTPLAGLLADYWNLNKLFLLSSAGISGGLLLLATRQTEAGIILTFIAGSINSAFVPGVALQKAAGKHKLAVLSALSTSRDAGSASGMLLGIMLFEYFSAVPLFSGLALLTGLLILWLKKCLRI, encoded by the coding sequence ATGCCTGTTGAGGAGGTTTCCTTACAGGGAACCATTCTCTCGGCCTCCATCTATTCCCTGGGTGGGATGGGCGATGCTTTGCTGTACCCCCTGCTACCTGTTTTTGGAGAAGATGTCGGGCTGTCAGCCTTGTGGGTAGGCATTCTGTTGTCCATCAACAAGTACATCAGGATTTTTGCAAATAGCCTGCTTGCTTACTGGACTGCCCTTACCGGCTACAAACGTATGTTGCTGGCAGCAAGTGTACTGGCTACTGTGACTACACTCTCCTATGGTGTTGGAATGGGTCTTTGGCTATGGTTGATCAGCCGCCTGCTGTGGGGCATCTCCTTTGCCGCCCTAAGGATTACCAGCCTGGGCTATGCCACAGAGGTGAAACAGCAGGGGTTTGCTTTGGGAATAAGCCGTGCCATCCAGGAAGCCGGTCCCTTGCTGGCTTTGGGATTTGGCCCGGTGCTCATCAGGCATGCAGGGATTTCACAGACCTTTATGGTACTTGCCCTGTTTACTGCAGTGGGCATCCTGCTAAGTCTAAAACTTCCTGCATCAAAATTACCGGCAAAGCAGACATTAACTCCCAGACCTGCAAAGCCCGGCAGGCTCGATATCTGGGTTTTCATCAGCTCCTTTGCCGTAGAAGGTGTGCTGATTGTAACACTGGGCTTACTGCTCAAACCCTACCTGGACAGTCCGGAAAAAGTGCTGGGTGTAACTGCTTTATACCTCTCCATCAGGAGGCTGGGCACACTGCTGCTCACGCCCCTTGCCGGGTTACTGGCAGATTACTGGAACCTGAACAAGCTCTTCCTGCTTTCATCAGCGGGTATTTCAGGGGGCTTACTGCTGCTGGCCACCCGCCAAACCGAAGCCGGCATTATACTCACCTTTATTGCCGGCAGCATTAACAGTGCTTTTGTACCGGGGGTGGCCCTGCAAAAAGCAGCAGGAAAACACAAACTTGCTGTGCTGTCTGCTCTATCCACCAGCCGCGATGCAGGCTCTGCCTCCGGAATGCTCCTGGGCATTATGCTGTTTGAATATTTCTCTGCGGTTCCGCTTTTTAGTGGCCTTGCCCTGCTCACAGGCTTACTAATTTTATGGCTGAAAAAATGCCTGAGAATATAG
- a CDS encoding hypothetical protein (COG3607 Predicted lactoylglutathione lyase), with protein sequence MTKELWINLPVKDVNRSKAFFTSLGFSFNPQYSNGEDGACLIVGERNVAVMLFKETAFEGFAGTNVADVKQGTEVLFSIDAESPEEVDALARKVVEAGGTIYGEPGYKDGWMYGCGFIDPDGHRWSVLHMDMERMPRQQKQDAEQV encoded by the coding sequence ATGACAAAAGAACTTTGGATCAACCTGCCCGTGAAAGACGTTAACAGATCAAAAGCATTTTTCACCAGCCTTGGCTTTTCGTTCAACCCGCAATACAGCAATGGCGAAGATGGCGCCTGCCTGATTGTTGGAGAAAGAAATGTAGCCGTGATGCTTTTCAAAGAAACCGCATTTGAAGGCTTTGCCGGGACAAATGTTGCAGATGTAAAACAGGGTACTGAAGTACTGTTTTCCATAGATGCAGAAAGCCCCGAAGAAGTAGATGCGCTGGCCAGAAAGGTGGTAGAAGCCGGCGGCACGATCTATGGTGAGCCCGGGTATAAAGATGGCTGGATGTATGGCTGCGGATTTATCGATCCGGACGGGCACCGCTGGAGTGTGCTGCACATGGATATGGAACGCATGCCCCGGCAGCAGAAGCAGGATGCTGAGCAGGTATAA
- a CDS encoding major facilitator family transporter (COG0477 Permeases of the major facilitator superfamily) has protein sequence MISIALKNNSTIPRGAHRLAIGAFFFIQGLCFASWASRIPTIQQELGMSEAALGSVLLALPAGLMLSLPISGWLVAKVGSQRVVIIAAMLYTFSLLSLGLVQSIFQLVVCLFVFGLIGNIMNISVNTQAVGVEALYKKSIMASFHGLWSLAGFTGAAVGTIMIGSGIDLFQHYIYITIFVLLTALLSFRYTLGEDANKKKDAPIFAKPDKALLILGIIAFCSMLCEGAMFDWSGVYFRKVVKADPAWVGAGFTAFMSTMAAGRFVADWFTSRVGLKRVLQLSGLLITLGLGVAVVLPALHTAIIGFLLVGVGVSSVVPLVYSAAGKSKILSPGVALAAVSTIGFLGFLIGPPLIGIVAGFSSLQVSFSIIALMGLLIVALAGKVITSES, from the coding sequence ATGATATCAATTGCATTAAAAAATAATAGTACTATACCTAGAGGTGCTCATCGGCTTGCCATAGGTGCCTTCTTCTTTATACAAGGCTTATGCTTTGCCAGCTGGGCATCCAGGATCCCTACCATCCAGCAGGAACTGGGGATGTCGGAGGCTGCACTGGGCTCTGTGCTGCTGGCCCTGCCTGCGGGCTTGATGCTATCACTGCCCATCTCGGGCTGGCTGGTGGCTAAAGTGGGCAGCCAGCGGGTAGTCATTATAGCCGCCATGCTCTACACCTTTTCACTGCTTAGCCTGGGCCTGGTGCAGAGTATTTTCCAGCTGGTGGTGTGCCTGTTTGTTTTCGGGCTGATCGGGAATATCATGAACATTTCTGTCAATACCCAGGCGGTAGGGGTAGAAGCGCTCTACAAAAAGTCTATCATGGCTTCTTTCCACGGGCTCTGGAGCCTGGCAGGCTTTACCGGTGCGGCTGTGGGTACCATCATGATCGGCAGTGGCATTGACCTGTTTCAGCATTACATCTATATTACGATTTTTGTGCTGCTGACGGCACTGCTAAGTTTCCGTTATACCCTGGGCGAAGATGCCAACAAAAAGAAAGATGCACCCATTTTTGCCAAACCCGACAAAGCCCTGCTGATCCTGGGCATTATAGCCTTTTGCTCTATGCTGTGCGAAGGCGCCATGTTCGACTGGAGTGGTGTCTATTTCAGGAAAGTGGTAAAAGCAGATCCAGCCTGGGTGGGCGCCGGCTTTACGGCCTTTATGAGTACCATGGCTGCCGGTCGCTTTGTAGCCGATTGGTTTACCAGCCGCGTTGGCCTTAAAAGAGTGCTGCAGCTTAGCGGCCTGCTAATTACTTTGGGGCTAGGAGTTGCCGTTGTTTTACCGGCCCTCCATACGGCCATCATTGGCTTTCTGCTGGTAGGAGTGGGCGTTTCTTCTGTGGTGCCGCTGGTGTACAGTGCTGCCGGAAAATCGAAGATACTCTCACCCGGTGTGGCACTGGCTGCCGTATCTACCATTGGTTTTCTGGGCTTCCTGATCGGTCCGCCCCTCATAGGGATTGTTGCCGGTTTTAGCAGCCTGCAGGTTTCCTTTTCTATTATAGCCCTGATGGGGCTGCTGATTGTAGCCCTGGCCGGAAAGGTGATAACTTCCGAATCCTGA
- a CDS encoding Glyoxalase/bleomycin resistance protein/dioxygenase (COG2764 Uncharacterized protein conserved in bacteria), which translates to MATINPYLNFPGTTEAAFNFYKSVFGGEFLSLQRYGDTPVCDGMVVEEKNKIMHIALPIGKGNLLMATDALESMGQSLTAGNNFYINVGTDSEAEADKLFHALSAEGQVEMPISKAFWGDYFGMLTDKFGIKWMVNYEYPQQQTTDHEVTSIIYQQH; encoded by the coding sequence ATGGCTACGATCAATCCTTATCTTAACTTTCCCGGTACCACCGAAGCAGCCTTCAACTTTTACAAGTCTGTATTCGGCGGCGAATTTTTAAGTCTTCAACGGTATGGCGATACCCCTGTCTGTGATGGCATGGTGGTTGAGGAAAAGAACAAAATCATGCACATAGCCCTGCCCATCGGAAAAGGAAATCTATTAATGGCAACTGATGCATTGGAGTCAATGGGACAATCACTCACTGCCGGCAATAATTTTTACATCAACGTGGGCACAGACAGTGAAGCAGAAGCAGATAAACTGTTCCACGCCCTGTCTGCAGAAGGCCAGGTTGAAATGCCGATTTCGAAGGCTTTCTGGGGAGACTACTTTGGCATGCTGACTGATAAGTTTGGAATCAAATGGATGGTGAACTACGAATATCCCCAGCAGCAAACCACAGACCATGAAGTAACATCAATCATCTATCAACAACACTAA
- a CDS encoding hypothetical protein (COG3349 Uncharacterized conserved protein), with protein MQVREYPVAVIGGGPVGLAAAAHLTERNIPFLLFEAGASVGANLLEWKWVRVFSPWKYNLDSTMARLLDEEGWKRPQEDSLPTGEELVMEYLKPFSQLPRIKPYLHTGSRVISINRKGLDKTKTFGREEVPFVIRVEQQGELKTYEASAIIDATGTWQNPNPLGVGGVPAVGEGEHKSRIFYGIPHISGSHKMRYANKTVMVVGGGHSAINSLLELAALKQEYPDTQLHWVLITDRLDKVYGGKENDQLEARGALGQRIEQLVKRGSLYIHTPFHIDSISSANDKLSIGGEIQGRRHLVEGVDEIIANTGARPDVSLSREVRVAYHEALECVPEISELIDPNIHSCGTVRPHGERELRQPEKNYYVVGVKSYGRAPTFLMATGYEQVRSITAYLVGDLEAAARVELNLPETGVCSVRQVSTEAAVACCDTPAPAKNPDSPEIETNSCGPVGCSDNRENSINIKTEKTMNTVTSNDQKAAVCCGSAPVQVQKEEAPATASACCGGQPDTNEEACCRLDEEAKADGLSGCGCGTDEDIRHQQAAPVAALAEASAACCGTPAPATTKREAVEAVASSCC; from the coding sequence ATGCAAGTACGTGAATATCCCGTGGCAGTGATTGGTGGCGGGCCGGTAGGACTGGCAGCCGCTGCCCATTTAACGGAAAGAAATATCCCCTTTCTGCTGTTCGAAGCAGGAGCAAGTGTAGGCGCCAACCTGCTGGAGTGGAAATGGGTACGGGTGTTTTCTCCCTGGAAATACAACTTAGATAGTACCATGGCCAGGTTGCTGGATGAAGAGGGCTGGAAAAGGCCCCAGGAAGACAGCCTGCCTACCGGAGAGGAGCTGGTAATGGAGTACCTGAAGCCTTTCTCCCAGCTGCCCCGCATAAAACCTTACCTCCATACCGGCAGCCGGGTGATCTCCATTAACCGAAAGGGATTAGATAAAACAAAAACCTTTGGCCGGGAAGAGGTACCCTTTGTGATAAGGGTAGAGCAGCAGGGAGAGCTGAAAACCTACGAAGCCTCGGCAATTATTGATGCCACCGGCACCTGGCAAAACCCAAATCCCCTTGGCGTGGGCGGTGTGCCGGCCGTAGGCGAAGGGGAACATAAAAGCAGGATCTTTTATGGCATACCACACATCAGCGGCAGCCACAAAATGCGCTACGCCAACAAAACAGTGATGGTGGTGGGCGGCGGCCACTCCGCCATCAACTCCCTGCTGGAGCTGGCAGCGCTTAAACAGGAATATCCCGATACCCAGCTCCACTGGGTACTGATCACAGACAGGCTGGATAAAGTTTACGGAGGCAAAGAGAACGACCAATTGGAAGCCAGGGGTGCTCTGGGCCAGCGAATAGAGCAGCTGGTAAAAAGGGGAAGCCTGTACATCCATACTCCTTTCCATATAGACTCCATTAGCAGCGCCAACGACAAACTAAGTATTGGCGGCGAAATACAGGGCAGGCGCCATTTGGTTGAAGGTGTCGATGAGATCATTGCCAATACAGGTGCACGCCCGGATGTATCTTTATCCCGCGAAGTAAGAGTTGCCTACCATGAGGCACTGGAGTGCGTGCCGGAGATTAGTGAGCTGATTGATCCAAACATCCACAGCTGCGGCACAGTACGGCCACATGGAGAACGGGAGCTGCGCCAGCCCGAGAAAAACTACTATGTGGTGGGCGTAAAAAGCTATGGCAGGGCACCTACCTTCCTGATGGCCACCGGCTACGAGCAGGTGCGCTCTATCACCGCTTACCTGGTTGGCGACCTGGAGGCTGCTGCAAGGGTAGAATTAAACCTTCCGGAAACAGGCGTGTGCAGCGTACGCCAGGTCAGCACCGAAGCTGCCGTAGCCTGCTGTGATACCCCTGCACCGGCAAAAAACCCAGACAGCCCCGAAATAGAAACAAACAGCTGTGGCCCTGTAGGCTGCAGTGACAACAGAGAAAATAGTATCAACATAAAAACAGAAAAAACCATGAACACAGTAACATCAAATGATCAAAAAGCTGCCGTCTGCTGCGGTTCAGCACCGGTACAAGTTCAAAAAGAAGAAGCACCTGCAACAGCCTCCGCCTGCTGCGGCGGCCAGCCAGACACGAACGAAGAAGCCTGCTGCAGACTGGATGAAGAGGCCAAAGCAGATGGATTAAGCGGCTGCGGCTGCGGCACTGATGAGGACATCAGACACCAGCAGGCAGCACCTGTAGCTGCACTGGCAGAAGCGTCTGCCGCTTGTTGCGGTACACCCGCACCAGCCACTACAAAACGTGAAGCTGTAGAAGCAGTTGCCAGCAGCTGTTGCTAA
- a CDS encoding DNA-3-methyladenine glycosidase (COG0122 3-methyladenine DNA glycosylase/8-oxoguanine DNA glycosylase): protein MQKDLSSIQLPAPEIFSFPECLWYLDRNYDDCTQQLEPQGIIKFLQLNKLSVLIRLSIQEKHLQLEALQPMVLSPGEWQLVIAYVQEWFDLQRDISPFYQRLQHDPGLAFLVRKYWGLRLMGIPDLFECLCWSIIGQQINLTFAYRLKRRLVEACGSRLSWKGATFYAFPTPDQLLRLSKESLQSFQFSGSKAAYLIEVSRLFSSGAISKGELAKLDPAEMFKRLTAIRGVGEWTANYTLMKSMKVPTSIPFGDAGLLNAWKNIYQLAAKPTREELIRGFKPYNGWEAYLVFYLWRSLS, encoded by the coding sequence ATGCAAAAGGACCTATCTTCCATCCAGCTCCCTGCTCCGGAAATTTTCAGCTTCCCTGAATGCCTCTGGTACCTGGACCGTAATTATGATGATTGCACACAGCAGCTGGAGCCACAGGGCATTATTAAATTCCTGCAGCTAAACAAGCTTTCAGTGCTCATCCGGCTAAGTATTCAGGAAAAGCATTTGCAACTGGAGGCGCTGCAGCCTATGGTGCTGTCTCCGGGGGAGTGGCAGCTTGTAATAGCCTATGTGCAGGAGTGGTTTGATCTCCAACGGGATATTTCACCGTTCTATCAAAGGCTGCAGCATGATCCCGGTCTTGCTTTTTTGGTCAGGAAATATTGGGGATTAAGGCTGATGGGTATTCCGGATCTGTTTGAATGCCTGTGCTGGTCCATCATCGGGCAGCAGATCAATCTCACCTTTGCCTATCGCCTAAAAAGAAGACTGGTGGAAGCCTGCGGCTCCCGACTAAGCTGGAAGGGGGCCACTTTTTATGCATTTCCAACACCGGATCAGCTGCTGCGATTGAGTAAGGAGTCGTTACAGTCTTTCCAGTTTTCAGGCAGTAAAGCAGCTTATCTTATAGAGGTAAGCCGGCTGTTTAGTAGTGGAGCAATCAGTAAAGGAGAATTGGCAAAACTAGATCCTGCAGAAATGTTTAAGCGGCTAACGGCCATTCGGGGGGTGGGCGAGTGGACGGCAAATTATACCCTCATGAAGAGCATGAAAGTACCAACCAGCATACCCTTTGGTGATGCCGGCCTGTTAAATGCCTGGAAGAACATATACCAGCTCGCTGCCAAACCCACCAGGGAAGAGCTGATCCGGGGTTTTAAGCCTTATAATGGCTGGGAAGCATATCTGGTGTTTTACCTTTGGCGGTCGCTAAGCTAG
- a CDS encoding acetyltransferase (COG0454 Histone acetyltransferase HPA2 and related acetyltransferases), with the protein MNFYIRQLTELDAPVYRDLRLESLRDAPFAFSSSYEEEVGLPLENFVGRLTAVGSPPESYVLGAFTEASELVGTITFKRDTRLKARHKSMIYAMYTKAGTRGHGVGKALVEEVIRRARAMEGLEQIHLWVLHATTSAAEFYRKCGFTGQNELIRNDLKIEGRYVDAEYMSLYLKD; encoded by the coding sequence ATGAATTTTTACATCAGGCAATTAACAGAACTGGATGCCCCCGTCTATCGTGACTTGCGGCTGGAAAGTCTTCGGGATGCCCCTTTTGCTTTTAGCAGCAGCTATGAAGAAGAAGTGGGGCTACCCCTGGAAAATTTCGTAGGCAGGCTTACGGCAGTTGGCTCACCTCCGGAAAGCTATGTACTGGGGGCTTTTACAGAAGCCAGCGAGCTGGTGGGCACCATTACTTTTAAAAGAGATACCCGGCTGAAGGCACGCCATAAATCCATGATCTATGCCATGTACACCAAAGCCGGCACCCGTGGCCATGGCGTAGGCAAAGCCTTGGTGGAAGAGGTTATCAGAAGAGCCCGCGCAATGGAGGGGCTGGAGCAAATACACCTGTGGGTGCTGCATGCGACTACCTCTGCTGCAGAATTTTACAGGAAATGTGGCTTTACAGGACAAAATGAACTGATCAGGAATGATCTGAAAATTGAGGGCCGGTATGTGGATGCCGAGTACATGAGCCTGTATCTGAAGGACTAG
- a CDS encoding methylated-DNA--protein-cysteine methyltransferase (COG2207 AraC-type DNA-binding domain-containing proteins) — MNEQAHINYNRIAAAIDYIRENFRKQPSLDEVAEKINLSPFHFQKLFTEWAGVSPKKFLQYISVAYAKELLKEKQVSLFDTAYETGLSGTGRLHDLFVKIEGMTPGEYKNGGESLSINYSFAESPFGDILVASTPKGICYMAFAENRQTALADLQHHFPNAQFRQMPDLAQQNALYIFSHDWSRLNQVKLHLKGTEFQLKVWEALLKIPMGQLSTYGGIADSISGRGASRAVGTAIGSNPVAFLIPCHRVILSGGALGGYMWGTTRKTAMIGWEAAQVSS; from the coding sequence ATGAACGAGCAGGCCCATATCAACTACAATCGTATTGCAGCAGCAATAGATTACATCAGGGAGAACTTCAGAAAACAACCCAGCCTGGACGAAGTAGCAGAAAAAATCAATTTGAGCCCTTTTCATTTTCAGAAATTATTCACCGAATGGGCGGGGGTGAGCCCGAAGAAATTCCTGCAGTACATCAGCGTAGCCTATGCAAAAGAGCTCTTAAAGGAAAAACAGGTTTCTTTATTCGATACAGCTTATGAAACGGGGCTTTCAGGAACGGGCAGGCTGCATGATCTGTTTGTGAAGATCGAAGGCATGACGCCCGGAGAGTACAAAAACGGTGGAGAAAGCCTTTCCATCAATTACAGCTTTGCTGAGAGTCCCTTTGGCGATATACTGGTAGCCTCCACACCAAAAGGGATTTGCTACATGGCCTTTGCAGAAAACAGACAAACGGCACTTGCTGACCTGCAACACCATTTTCCAAATGCACAGTTCAGACAGATGCCGGACCTGGCGCAACAGAATGCACTCTATATTTTTTCGCACGACTGGAGCAGGCTCAACCAGGTGAAGCTGCATCTGAAAGGAACCGAATTTCAGCTGAAGGTTTGGGAGGCACTCCTGAAAATTCCCATGGGACAACTATCCACCTATGGTGGCATTGCCGACAGCATATCTGGAAGGGGTGCATCACGTGCAGTAGGTACCGCCATCGGGAGCAATCCGGTAGCATTCCTGATTCCCTGCCACCGTGTTATCCTGTCGGGTGGCGCCCTGGGCGGTTATATGTGGGGTACTACCAGGAAAACGGCCATGATCGGTTGGGAAGCTGCGCAGGTTTCCTCATAG